In Fusarium fujikuroi IMI 58289 draft genome, chromosome FFUJ_chr02, the genomic stretch CGACTTTTTGCCCAAACCCCGACAGACCATTTAGACGAGGTCCCCGAACTGAGTCACAACAATTGCAGCCCGTGATTAGGGTGAAGTCCAAGATGagacaagtcaagtcaagccaaATGATACCGTAGCGTCCGAGCTCTGGTTCATTCATTCCCGCTTCGTTTCCTGAGTAGCTCGGGGAGCTCTGGCGTATCTGATAGCTTGAAACCCGAGCTGCAAAAATACGCGATAGGCACGCCTGTTTCCCCTGGTAGGAAATGATGGGCAGCACCAGCACGCCCGCAATCAACTGCCAGAAAGATGAAGGGGACGGGAGGGGAATTTGCAAGGGCTGTGGGGTGTAGATATCAGGGAGCCAGCGTCGGTCGCTAGCAAGGGAAACGTTTTTGGGGTCCAAAAATGATAAATGGGCAAATAACCTGCCAGGGTTAACCAGGGGGCGTACGGTATGCCAGCGCAGCGGAtggatgcgatgcgatgcgacaCACGCGTCTAGAAATCTGGGTTAAATTCAAAGGTACATGGCTTGAACGCCTTGAAACGTAGCGCAGCTCTGTACCTTTTcatgtctgtctgtctgtctgtctgtcctAATGGCTGTTAAGTCCGAATCATGTGTACGTAATTAACATGTTTAAGTCCGGACAATCAAGAAAGGCAAAATGCTCGAAAGAGAATACTCCAATGGGAGATTCCATTCGAGGCATCGCCATTGCCATTGCGTGGTCAGTCAGATGCGCCGTGTTACCGAGCGATAGTTCAAGGTGATGACTGGGATGCAAGACACAGCGGGTAGCTCAGAACGATAAAAAAGGGCTGATCCACTGCATCGGAGCTGGAATGAGCAGTAACCAACAGCGAGTGAACAgtagagagacagagacagagacaggcGCAAGGTACACTACAAGGTTGCCTGACAAGACAGCTTGCGGTCAGTGTCCTCGGTCCGCCATTTCCAAATCAGTGCATCTCCTCCGTGGGCTGAAGacgcagatgcagatgcagatgcaatcGAGACACAGGCCCAAGACCATGATCAACATGTGGTATGGCATCCGTTGGCTGTGGTTGCGAAATTTGCGGAGATGAGAGATAGGGAGATGAATTGGAGCTCCGCCGTTTGATGACAGTCAGACTCTAGCAACTCTCCTCGTAGGGCTGCAGTTGATGAGGGGAAGGGTATCTTTGCTCAGCGGTGAAGCTCTAAGAAACAAGGCTTCGGCGAGGCCGGTTGACCAAGCGAAGCCGTCCAAGCAGATTGCGTCttttggtcttggagatgcCCGTGGTTGCATGCGACAGTCCCCGAAGAGAGAGTTAGGTACCTTAGCCGCATCTTCTTCACTATCTACAGCGGCAGGGTCTACGGTCCCTTGGCGAGACGTCAGGTGTCTCACGATGACGAATAtgttgctttctttttttctgtTGCCAATGTTCTCCAAGAGTTCTGGATTGAAtgtgaggatgagaatgaagcacCCCAAGTGCCGAGAGACATGAGCACTAAAAGAtctcagctcagcttcagtggATGTGTTCACTGCTAGAGCACTGAACTTGTGTGGGGATTTTCACTGAGGGGGCGTGGGCCTGTGAAGCTTCCATTGCAGGAGAGCAGCAAAAGACTGGAAGACAGAGCAGGACAGGAGAGGACAGGGGTGGGGTGACCTCGAGCGGTAGGGCTGAACGCGCGGGAGCAAGATGAGAGGTGGATCCTCGACTTGATTGGTCAAGCGCGCGCATCTCCAACAAAGGCATGGTgttgttctttgttcttcaagGGGCGGGGGCGGTTGTAGCCAAGTTCCCACAGTTTGGTTCCCAACTCCATGGACATATCCATGGGTGAAAATATTCTACTCCGCTGTCAAGACTGAAAAGAGCAACCCGACAATAGCAAAAAATGAAATTAAATTACCTGCCCCCTTGTTTCCtttgtcttggcttcaagACTCGCGGATGCGGATCCTCCCGATGGAAGTGAATCCATGCTCTTAGAGTTGGAGAGACAGGGCCTCTGGGTACAGTAACCTGCTGTGCCGCCGCAACCACAAGGCGAAGCCCACGAGTGCAATCTTGCAACCATGCTATCCCCTACTACCCACGACACTACGCTGCGATGCTGGGTTAGGCTGCGTGTTGTACCCGTAGCCCGtgcctggcctggcctgggacagttcatcatcatcacctcctTATGTTATCGGCGATTCGCTGGGATCAGGCTCGGGTTTAATTTGGGAAATACGGCAGTGCATTGTAGCGAGTGATCAACAGCCCATCCCAAGACAGCGCAGAGTGCTACTGCTACCTTGTAGGTAATAAACACTACGCTACGGAATAGGCAATATGTTGTTGCTCCTATCGTCGTAGCTTTCGACGACTGATGATTGATTGTACTGTACATactgtacagtacagtaGCGAAGCGAAATGCAGTGCTACTCCGGTGGCTGGCATGTAAGTGCAGAACAAATGTACAATTCGAGTCACGTTGTCGCGATTGATTTGCTGATCGAGAAATGCGATTGGCGTCATAAGGTTAACGGCCTTCTTGTCTGGGGTTGCGCCCCGGTAGGCAGCAGTATTTTGCACAGCTCTAGTGATTCCATTCGCAAAGAAAAGGCCAAACCCAAAGTCAAACCCAATCGCCGGGCGAGAGCAAGGCACTAGAGCGAGAGTGGAAAGAATTTCGACGGGAACGGGAAACGGAAACTCTGATTTTCCATTAACAGCGTTCTTCCCTTGTAGCCTCTGGCCGATTCCttggagccggagccggagacGGGGAGACTAATGAGAGAGCTACTCCGCCACGTTTTCTTGGTAGAGGTACTGGAGAGCGCAACATGGCACCCTCATTAGGAAAGAggtgcatgcatgcatgtcTTTTGGCTTGACTtcacttgacttgacttgacgtGAGGCTGGTGTCCCTAGCAAATTGTATCCCCTGCGCCTCAGGTCAACCAAGGGTGGACTAAAGATAGAGGGCAAGGTACGTACTCGGTGTGACCCCCTGCTTCGATCATCCCCGCCCTGTGATCCAAGTGGAGAAGCGAACAGGGGTGCCAATGTCCGCCAGTTTAACGTGGGAGAGAGCGTTTTGCAGTGCTGAAAAGGCGGAGGACCAGGGGAGACAGGGGGGTGGTCTTGAGATCCAGATCAACCagtttgttgtttcttgaCATCGACATATCGAATGCGGCACAACCAAAACCACACACAAACGGCTGCATGGGAATCTCGCCGAGTGGTAGCCGACAGGTTTGGACATCcagttcattcattcattcactcaCGACTCACTCATTCACTCATAATTGAGGCTGTAACTAGCGGATAATCACTGAATTGACGGCAGCCTAGAGTCTAGCCCACCCCTCACACTCACATACACTCACACATCATTGTACATGCAGTACCTGGTTCTTCAACTGTCATGGATAGCTCCATCAACGATGAATGAAATCGTCATAATACAAACCTGttaacaacatcaccagcttcagcctcagcccCAGGGGACTTTGTCCATGCATACCTTAGTACTGCTAATCCCCCTGAGCCTTCGAATCTTGATACCGTTTCTGTACATCAGCAATTTAACGTTGTATGAGTTGACATGACATCGAAATACCTTAATCATAATACTCTCCTCCTATTCATCATGCTCGTACTCTGCTCAGCTCGACCCCGTATTCACTCCAATTCTCGCATTCGCTCTCATTACTCTGCCTCGTTGCGTAAGTTGCACACGATTTCCTCATTCTTTGCTCCCCCTTCGGCTTTGACCGATGAGGCATACTTGTTATGATTCACATCTTGCCCTTTGCAGTTACTGGGTAGTCTACACCTCGCACGAAAGGTTATCTTGCGCCTCCACGCCTGGGGCCGCTACTGTGCTCTGCAGTACAGATTGACTTTCCCATCGTGTGATTCCGCCTTTTCTATCTTTATCCTTGTGGCATTCTCTCGACGGTTCCACTTCCCCAGGAATGGCGACATATCGAATGTCTCTGCGATACAATGACAGGTGGGCGTGGAATGTGACTTATTCCCGTCTAAACTGAATACAAACAGGGCTGGATAACAGCGAAGCAGCCCCCAGAAGTGCCGGGCATTCTTTGTAATACCGCTGCGTCACAtatcttgatgatctctgGGGTTTCGATTACCAATCTGAATCTTTGAAATGCCTTCTTGAGACGTTGTTGACCCAAGTTTAGTGCCAGGCGCTTTTGTCGGCGCCATGGCACTCTAAGGTTTCGAGCGTTTTGAACCGGCGAGCCTTATTTGGACTCACTAATTGCCATTGATCACCAACAGTACTCAATACGACAACTCCATGTCCTCTACGACGAATACGCATTTGACGAATCGAAACCCGCTTGCTCGCTCCACTCACCCGCCGCTCTGTGATTGATATTTAACTCCACGCCTACGGCTCAGAGACGGATCTTAGCGGTGCCGCCAGCCGAAGCCACGACAATGCCGTCCAGTACGTAGGCTAGCTAGTCCGACAACCAAAGTACTACTTAGCGATCTCCGATAAGTCGAACAACTAATCTGAGTATAGTTCAATAGGCGAAGGTGCCAATGAGATTGGACTGGGAACTCAAAGGGAAGACGGTTTATGCCACTGAGTACATGTTGGCCAGTGTGCCTTTCACTGAGGTTTCAGAGCTTAGGCGGGACGAGAAGGACGAAAGGGTAGTCCGCAATGGTGAGCAGAGAACCCTTGGCAGCTAACTTAGAATGAATTACTCTTTTGGGGTGAAACCAACCGCTGTGAGACATGTTGGTCCAGAGCCAAGTTCCAAGTCTGCGTCCAAGTCAAAGCAAAAGTGCATCAGCGGCTTGAATCCTTCAGGCGTGCAAATATCCCCCATGTCTGCATCTGTGTCCATTGTGCCGCTTCTGAAAGAAACAAGTTTGAAGACATCGTCAAGGGAGGGGAAACCGTTACAATGGAGTTTAGATATGGGAACTGGAGTTAAGGACCCTGTGGCATGAAAAGACGTCACATCACAGATCTAAGCGCGAGCCTGTCGGGGGGTTTTCTCAGCGGTCGATCAAAAACCTGGCTTCTGAGAAAGTTTTCCCCTGCTTTCCGGGTCTTGGATCACCTCGCCTAGGATAATTCACTGTATGTGCTGTAGAGTTCTGCACTGCATGGCCCCCAATGGGTGATGAAGTCAGTCAGTTAGTTTAGTGTAAGTCAGAACGGGTAAATAGGCTGGACAGGATATCGAGGTAAGGGCTGTGGTGTTTGTGTTATTCCCAGGGAACCCAAGACTTGCAGGGGCATGCTCAAAGAGCATTGACTACCGGTTCCAAGGGTGCAGTACCTTCAGTATCATCAGGCGTCAGCTCCAAGGCTAAGTGGTCTCGTTCGTTTGTCGTGGGTGGGGAAGGGGAAACTTGGCTTTGAGGTGGGCGCTCCGCAGACCAAACAAGTCAGAACCCAATTTGATGCTGGTTGCCGGCTGCTAGCACCTCATGATAGTGACGTAGGCGCTTCTATGCTCTGGGCGTTGAGTCTGCATCTGATTAGTTGCGAGTCTCGATGCAACATTGCATTCATCGTATTGTGATTGAGGCactgacgacgacgacgcgTCAAGTGCTATTCTCGAGACTCGAGGGAGTCCTAGATTGCTGATTCCAGGCTCTCGTCTCTGGGGAGTGTATTCTGTCAGAGTAACTGTCGCGGGCGTCTGGATATCTCTTGGGGGTAAAGCTCACGACGATCAAAAGGGGACCCTTAACTCATGAACTCACAGCCCAACACCAACTGCAACTCCACCACGAGAAGGATCGGAGGATCACCCGCAGGGGTTACGGTTGCAACGACGAATCCAACAGAACTTTACACGAAATACCATAAACATCTTTGCTGCGCATATGCTGGTGCTACTGTAGTATCCTCCTTGTATCCTCTGAGGAACACTCTCATTTACTTGAAACTATTCCACCCGTGCGCAGCTCAACCGTTGATCTGGGACCTACCCTGGACAATGTTCCTGAGGATCTGATGAGAAACAACGGGCCGATCCCTTGATATTTCTTGCGTATTGCGCTATGATAATGGGGCTAATGTCAAATCGAAACGTGCGAGGCGTATTCTGTCGTTTACCGCGCGGTTGTCCCACTCGTTATGTTTTGGTGTCGATGCTTTTGCTAGTTGTTTCATGCGAGATTTGACTAGAATGACAAATAAGTTGAGAGAGGATGTTGGTAGGCAAGTTCAGAACGTCTGAGAGTGCATACTGCAGCTCGTTCTTGGGCCATCTGTTCAGCGCCCCTGAGGAATTGGATGTACCGATTACTTGCAACTCAAACCACTGGCAGCAGTCAAACAACAACATGGAATTGCTTTATGATTGCCGCAGGCCAAATCTTTCTTCTGGGCATGGCTGGACCATGAGGGTGTTCATTCCGCGGCGGCTGCGTTGCGCTTTGAAATGCAAGCCATCGAAAAACGTCTCCACGTTTGGGTGATTTCACATTATAGGGTAATCAAAGATTACAAAGCTTCGTGGATGAGTAAACATTCCGAACGCCAGAATCTCCCTAGACAACATCGGCAGCAAGCCTAACCCATTGCGAGAGAATAAGTGCCAAATCTAAAGAGCAAATGACCGATTGATGATTTGTCGGTCCTGAGTCACGATATTGGAAATCATACTGCAAAAAATGGCGTCCCTCCGCCTGTCAATGACGATGCGCTCAACCATAAAACTGCCATATGTGTCTCTCTCCTTTCATTCTACTCTATCTTGCAGACCACAGCTTTGTCAAGACTTCAATTACCCACTCAGATCTGCTTTCATAATTCCTAAACGCCGCCACTCAATGGCTCGACCAACTGGCCTCATCGCCTCCGAGGGCATTGAGCTCCTCAGCTGGGGTACACCCAATGGCGTCAAAGCCCATATCCTTCTCGAAGAGCTCCGCGAAGCATATGGATTAGATTACACCATACAAGGCATTAATATTGGACTCAATGTTCAAAAGGAGCCTTGGTTCACCGCCATCAACCCCAATGGCCGTATCCCTGTTCTTGTTGACCATGACAACAACGATCTCGCTGTCTTTGAAGGCAACGCGATACTAAGCTATTTGACAAGGAAATACGATCCAGAGAATAAGTTATCGTTCAAgattgatgacgatgactaTACTCGTGCTGAGTCATGGATTGGTTGGCAGCATGGTGGAATTGGGCCTATGTAAGTCAtgagcagcaacatcaaggcGGTACACTTACACATCAGCAGGGAAGGACAGGCGAACCACTTCATTGGTGTCAAGCCAGAAATCCCATACGCTATACAGCGTTATGTTGGCGAGACAGAGCGTCTCTTTGGGGTCCTCGACAAGCGTCTTGCAGACCGAGACTATATCGTCGGACCCGGTAGAGGTCGCTACTCCATCGCAGATATCGCCCTGATCGGCTGGACAGATCGCCTGCCAGGCACAACAATTTCGTATGATCAGTTCCCGAATGTTAAGGCATGGCTTGCTCGTATACTTGAGAGGCCTGCTGTGAAGCGGGGCTTGCTACTTCCGAGTGGCAAAGACAAGCCGACAGGATTGGATCCTGTGGATGAAgagacgaggaggaaacgcgcagagctcaaggaggttgtagacaaggccaaggagcaaTTTGGATACAAGTATTCATCGCCTTAACTGGTGATCATCTTCAGATTGTGGGAAGGAAGATGTTACATTTTGGGAGTAAGGCAGGCATCCAAGGGCATAGAGTGAGAAAATAATATAGGCTTTTGAATTCAGTGTCCCAGCGGCCTAAAATTGAAACAATTCATTCGTTTACGAACTAGAATAGCTGGATATGGATATTAAACCCAGTGACCATGACAACACTGAGAGTCATGGGCCAAGAAGGCAGAGAGACTTCGAGCTACACGAAGAGCAGTCATTGCAAGCATGTTGGTCACGCAGCCTAGGTAGTGATCACTGAGCAATTAACCACCAGTTCCTCAGGCATCCGCTGCCGGAGTAATTATACAGCCTAGGGCCCTACGTTATAGAGAGGAGCAGCTCAAGCTCGACATGTATGTGGTGCTTGAGTTTAGTTGTCGTGAGGCGAATGTTGACCAAGACACTCTGTGCCAACCAGAGTAGACAAGACCGTGATCATACAGCAGTGTAAAATCTATAGAGACAGGTCAAAGAAGACGCTGTAACTTATTACATTGGTCAAGGTGGCGTGACGTCCCCAGTTTAAACCGCCTCCATGATGGCTCACGATCATGACTTCTCATCATGACGACACTCTGCATGACGCTCGGAAAAACGTAAGATATGATAAATTCATCATTAAAATGCTCATTCACTCATGAGGTCCGCTTTTTGATATTTAACTGATTTCATAATCCCATGCCAAAGCGCCGTTCTCTTTGTTTCCCCCTTAGCTGTGGaacttcttcaccttctcgACCTCGTCGTAGCTACCCATGAAGATACCGGCCTTGTCGTGGATGTGCTCGGGCACCACCTCGAGCATACGGTTCATCTTGCTGTCGACAGCTTGGCCACCGGCTAAGCATAGTTAGTAAAGTGTTAATCACTAGGATTCAATTGACGTACCATTCTCAAAGATGAGGGCCATGGGCGCGCACTCGTACAGGATACGGAGCTTGCCCTTGGggctcttcttgtcggcgGGGTAAGCAAAGATACCTCCGTAGAGCAGAGTTCGGTAAGCATCGGCAACCATGGAACCGATGTATCGCGAGCTGTAGGGCTTGCCGTCGGCTTGGGCTTGCTTTAGAGAGTTGAAGTAGTTGATGGTCTTGTCCTCCCAGTACAGAGAGTTACCCTCGTTGGCGGAGTAGATGGCGCGCGACTTGGGGAGGCGCATGTCGGGGTGAGACAGAATGAACTCGCCAACACCGTTATCAAGAGTGAAACCGTTGACGGTTCCACCGCGCATGGTGATCACAAGCTGGGCAGAGGCGCCGTACATGGTGAAACCAGCGGCGAGCAGCTCAGTACCGGGCTTCAGGATATCCTCCTTGACACCCTTGGAGCCCTCGGGGAGCTTGTGAATAGCGAAAATGGTACCGACTGAGACACCGGCGTCCAAGTTGGAGGATCCGTCAATGGGATCGCAGGCGACGGCGTAGTGAGCGTCATGAGCATCCTTGAAGTAGAtgatctcatcctcctcctcagagacGAGGAGCGCACACTTGCCTGATGAGCGCATGGCCTCAATGAAGAGGTCATTGGAGATGAcatcgagcttcttctggtcgTCGCCGGTGATGTTGGAAGAACCAGCCAGACCGGTGAGGTTGACTAGGGTAGCGCGTCGAATGTAGTAGGCAATTGACTTGAAGGAGAACTGGAGAGCGTGACACAATAGACTGAGATTTTTCCGTTGTTAGCTGGGCATCATGAAGTTGAGGTCACAAGAGACGACGTACGTGAAGTCACCAGTGGCCTCTGGGTGCTTGGCCTGCTCCTCAGTGAGGAAGCGGGTGAGGGTAACAATGTTAGTGTTAACCTTTTCGGTTTCTTGTCCACTGTTTGTAGTAGCCATTGTGAATGTGTTTTGTGAGGGGAGGATAGGTatgagaggaggagaagttggtTGATCGTCGGGAGGGGCAGTTGGAGAAGCGGCTTTGGGTTGACTTAGACCGGGAGAAGGTTTAAGCCGACAGAGACGGTAGTTATGATGGGAATGGTATGAGGGTATCGTGAGAGAGAaagatgaaagaagaagagagaggaagaaaaggaagaggcaCGCGACGAATATTGGGGAAACGGGACCAGTTATGTAAAGGAATACAGTTCTATGTACGTTGACTACGGATACCGCGTCCGTCCGTGTCTCGACGACAATTGACGGATATGACGATCAATGATatccattcattcattattAGGTACATGCTTTCATTAGCCGACTGGGGTTATCAACGGCCCCATCCGCGAGagagaggacgaggacgaggactCAACCCGCAACAACATGACCGAGAGAGACTCTGAGAGGACGCCATGATACGTAAAAAGCTCCATTGGGGGCGCATCATATCGGAATGTCATGGGCCATCGTGACCTTTGATAGCGGGCTCCCGAAGGGAATTGGTGCTTTTGCCGGCCGAGGGGAAGCGGCTCAAGAGGATTTCCCGGGGTCTCCAACTCCGACTTCTTCCCCCACAATTTACAGTGGTCGAATTTGGAGGCAGACCTCGGGGGTTGTTCCCCGAGCAGCATCGCGATTCCTCTTGGTAGCTGTCGTCACAGCCACTGAGAGACCCTCTATTTCCAGGCCctgccagcccagcccaggcTGTCCCGGTGGGGGTGGCTCGCTCATGTTGACGTTTAAGCGGGGGTTTTGAACCTCGACGCTCCAAAGATCTTCAGTAGAAACACCGAGTGATATGCTCCATTGTGGGTTTGGGGGGAGATTTGTGTATGAGGATGGAAAATTGGAAACCGGATGCCTTATCTCATACCTTGTTCATTCCTTGATTTGGGGTTATGAGGCAATTGAtggagtgagtgagtgagtgagtctCGACTCGACTTATATCATGCATGCTTGTCCCCGTAACTTAACCTAGACTTCCTCTCTACGGAAGACCGGAGTCGGATCAAAGGTTATCCGGTCAGCCGGGAGCTTCCTTtccctctctccctctctctatCAGCTGTCAGCCAGTTCAGCTGTAACTCTCAAGGTTAGAGAGTCCAATCTCCTACGGAAAGTCCCCGAGGTTGAAATGCATTGCCAGAATTGGCGCCAAGCTACCCCGAAGTTTGGTATTCTCCTGATGAAGCCTCGGACATGTGCCGGCTGTCGACATCAACTTTGATGCTCCCTTTTCTCTGTGATGGAGGTTGACAAAGTTGGCAGGGTCGTCCTCCCTTTAATACTGAGCAGTGACTGAATGGATAGAATACCGATGCAACGGTATAAGCTATCGATTTCTAGCATAATAAACGGCAATTATTCCTATACCCAAAAAGGCAATTCTTTTGCACGAGATCTCCTTATCCCTCCCTAACTCTCTCGCTACAATTCCCCCTTCCCTTAAACTATCCCGCTCTCGTGAGCGGCGGACCTCGGCATCTCGGTCAAGTCTCCGTCTCCACGTTCAATCTCTCTCTCGACTTTGCGTTACCTTACTCCAGACACTTTGACTCCATTCGCGTTACTTACTTACCTTTCCCCAGCTTTTTCTTACCCGTTTCTGGTAAAAACTTAACTTAACTTttgcatctccatctccatctccatcttccctTTTACCATCAGTAATTGCTGGTTTCTTACTGGTGAATCGTAATTCCGTATATCCCAACTGTCGCATACCATACTCTCTCTATCTACTACCTATACTCGATACCATCGCAATCATGGTCGCTGACGCTCTCGTCTACCACCCCACGGTAGCGCACTACCTGCGCTACATGGCCACAACCCTCGGTCGCGACAAGCTCATGCGAGTTCTTCAGTACTTCGCCCGCTTCTACGCCTGGTATCTCCTCCGCACAAACGCAACCCCCGACAAGGTCGCCCCTTGGAACGCCCTCAAGAAGCAGTTCGGCCTGTTCCGAAAGGTCTTCCGAGCCGGAAAGTTCGTCGAGCACTACAAGGCCGCTGCCACCGCTTCCGACTCCAAGTCCCTCGACCCCGTCCTCAAGTACACCCAGGTCGGTCGCCAGCTGGGTTATGCTGGTTACCTCACCTGCGATGCTCTCACCATtcctgatgctgctggtATCAGGAAGTGGCAGCATGCCAAGCGCCTTCAGCAGGAGGCTTATAGATCCTGGGCTATTGGTATCGCCTTTAGCATCATTGGTCAGCTGTACACTCTGCGACAGCTGAGCGTGCGCGCATCAAAGGTTGATCTGAAGGAGGGTGaaggtgttgttgagagcAAGACCATCTCCATGTAAGTTTCACATGCGCTCATTTACCTTCTTATCTTTAGTCCTAACATTTACCTCAGCGAGCGCGCTGCCGCCAAGAAGCAACTCCTCTGCGATCTTTGTGATATCCTCGTTCCCGTCTCCGGTCTCGGATGGGTTTCCTTCCTCGATGACGGCATCGTCGGTCTTACTGGTACCTTGAGCAGTGTTATCGGTGTCTACACCCAATGGAAGAAGACTGCTTAATCTTGACCACATACCAAAACCCAACAATACCCGATACCATACTTATACACACTTCGTAATTCCTTATAAAGCGCGTCAAACTGTTCTCTGTTCGGTCCGGCATCTTCCTTTTTGTACTATACGGGGGTGACACGGTTAGGTTGTTGCCCAAAGTAAATCACGAGTATCAGATTCACTCGCTGTGCAGTAATGCCATGTCAATTTGAACATACAAAATCAAAATTTGGATTATTTTGACCCTTTTCTGTGATAACAGCAAAAACTACCTAGCAAATAACGATTCTTACTGAGTGGTCCCAAAATCTTCCTCCaggttatatatagtataagacaaaataaaaggaaataagCAAACCCTCACCCACGACGGCTTCCTCGTAGTCATACACTATAGTTCATATTACCCAAGACATTCAAGTCGTGTGCGCCCGTGGCTTTTCCCGGTACCCGTCAACTCTCGTCAAGTCCTCCAACCCCTACACCTGACGCCATCCTAATGTCCCTCATACTTGTGTTTGCTCGTTGAGAATATCACCAGTCGGTCGTCAATCATTGTTGCGCATATCTGCTTGTTGATCGTTTCAATCTTGTCCTTCCTACCTCATGACTGGTCGTCAAAGTTTCTCGCCATTTAGCGCGTTCGATTGAGAGTAGATCTAACACCGTCGGTCAAGGACAGTCCCGCCAAGCAAGCGCCCAAAGCGGTAATGGGATATGGATTTACCAGTAGCGTCCACCACGGTCATAGTCTCGGGGATAGCCACCATCTCGTGGGTATCCCCCCTCTCGCGGAGGGAAGTCTCGAGGAGGTCGGTCATAAGGAGGTCGCCCATTGGCATAGGGATCAGGCGGAGGAGGGTAGTCGCGGCGATAGGGGTCATCGTAGCGACCgcgagggggagggggaggataGTCCTCCATGGGacggcgaggaggagatcgatAACGGGCGCGATCATCATAGTAGTCGCGACGAGGACTACGATCTCGGTAGCCgtaaccaccaccaccgcgaGGACTATATCCGCGGGGAGGGCCGCGTCGATCGTAGTCGTCCATGGGAGGAGGATAAGGTCGACGTCCTGGGGAGCGGGATCGACCGCGCTCGCGAGGAGGCATATCCGGCTGAGTCTAGAATGCCATGTCAGACTTGAGTTCTTACAAAGAGAGGGGGCGTCCTTGTCATACGTCAGCAACGCATTGGACTCGCTGGCCCTTGAATTCTCGC encodes the following:
- a CDS encoding related to URE2-nitrogen catabolite repression regulator; translation: MARPTGLIASEGIELLSWGTPNGVKAHILLEELREAYGLDYTIQGINIGLNVQKEPWFTAINPNGRIPVLVDHDNNDLAVFEGNAILSYLTRKYDPENKLSFKIDDDDYTRAESWIGWQHGGIGPMEGQANHFIGVKPEIPYAIQRYVGETERLFGVLDKRLADRDYIVGPGRGRYSIADIALIGWTDRLPGTTISYDQFPNVKAWLARILERPAVKRGLLLPSGKDKPTGLDPVDEETRRKRAELKEVVDKAKEQFGYKYSSP
- a CDS encoding related to peroxisomal membrane protein PMP30B — encoded protein: MVADALVYHPTVAHYLRYMATTLGRDKLMRVLQYFARFYAWYLLRTNATPDKVAPWNALKKQFGLFRKVFRAGKFVEHYKAAATASDSKSLDPVLKYTQVGRQLGYAGYLTCDALTIPDAAGIRKWQHAKRLQQEAYRSWAIGIAFSIIGQLYTLRQLSVRASKVDLKEGEGVVESKTISIERAAAKKQLLCDLCDILVPVSGLGWVSFLDDGIVGLTGTLSSVIGVYTQWKKTA
- a CDS encoding probable FBP1-fructose-1,6-bisphosphatase, with protein sequence MATTNSGQETEKVNTNIVTLTRFLTEEQAKHPEATGDFTLLCHALQFSFKSIAYYIRRATLVNLTGLAGSSNITGDDQKKLDVISNDLFIEAMRSSGKCALLVSEEEDEIIYFKDAHDAHYAVACDPIDGSSNLDAGVSVGTIFAIHKLPEGSKGVKEDILKPGTELLAAGFTMYGASAQLVITMRGGTVNGFTLDNGVGEFILSHPDMRLPKSRAIYSANEGNSLYWEDKTINYFNSLKQAQADGKPYSSRYIGSMVADAYRTLLYGGIFAYPADKKSPKGKLRILYECAPMALIFENAGGQAVDSKMNRMLEVVPEHIHDKAGIFMGSYDEVEKVKKFHS